In Candidatus Edwardsbacteria bacterium, a genomic segment contains:
- the purF gene encoding amidophosphoribosyltransferase, whose amino-acid sequence MCGVCGVYNFDKASEMLYLGIFALQHRGQDNAGMAVCDGREVRIHKDKGLVFDIFKPEVLAALPGRVAIGHTRYPTAGDSSLVNAQPHHADTKDGRMVIVSNGDVTNMLEQTRYLKSQGFTPYGSNDAEVIVASIACYYEQSGDIARAIEMMMDAVRGSYSAILLFKGDMYVFRDPLGIRPLSLGKSGDGLVFASESCAIETMGGTYQRDIEPGELFIVRPGGTESRRLKKMPQYKHCVFEHIYFSRPDSVVYGESVAQKRFMFGQKLAEESQILSEFVLPVPDSSNNAALGYADQAGIPFKLALIRSHYIGRTFIGSTQAIRDFAVKLKFNPVKSLVHGKKVGVVDDSIVRGTTSKKLMGFIREAGAEEIHFRIASPPIKHPCFYGVDTPRIHELIASSQSVEQIRQFVGADTLSYLSLEGLKSCLKEPENYCYACLDGHYPIDPPAGK is encoded by the coding sequence ATGTGTGGAGTTTGCGGGGTCTATAATTTTGACAAAGCCTCCGAGATGCTGTACCTGGGCATTTTTGCCCTGCAGCATCGGGGGCAGGACAACGCCGGGATGGCGGTCTGTGACGGGCGGGAGGTCAGGATACACAAGGATAAGGGGTTGGTGTTTGACATCTTCAAGCCCGAGGTGCTGGCCGCCCTGCCGGGCCGGGTGGCCATCGGCCATACCCGATATCCCACCGCCGGGGACAGTTCCCTGGTCAACGCCCAGCCCCATCACGCCGATACCAAGGACGGCCGGATGGTGATCGTCTCCAACGGCGACGTCACCAACATGCTGGAGCAGACCCGTTACCTTAAATCCCAGGGGTTCACCCCCTACGGCTCCAACGATGCTGAGGTGATAGTGGCCTCCATCGCCTGCTATTACGAGCAAAGCGGGGATATCGCCAGGGCCATAGAGATGATGATGGACGCCGTCAGGGGCAGCTACTCGGCCATCCTGCTGTTCAAGGGCGATATGTACGTGTTCCGGGATCCCCTGGGCATCCGGCCGCTTTCCCTGGGAAAATCGGGCGACGGGCTGGTCTTCGCCTCGGAGAGCTGCGCCATCGAGACCATGGGTGGAACCTATCAACGGGATATCGAGCCGGGCGAGCTGTTCATAGTCAGACCCGGCGGGACCGAGAGCCGGCGGCTTAAAAAGATGCCCCAATACAAGCATTGCGTATTCGAGCATATATATTTCTCCCGCCCGGACAGCGTGGTCTACGGCGAGAGCGTGGCCCAAAAACGGTTCATGTTCGGCCAGAAACTGGCCGAGGAGAGTCAAATATTATCGGAATTCGTCCTGCCGGTGCCTGATTCCTCCAACAATGCCGCTCTGGGCTATGCCGACCAGGCCGGGATTCCCTTTAAACTGGCCCTGATCCGTAGCCATTACATCGGCCGGACTTTTATCGGCTCCACCCAGGCCATACGGGATTTCGCCGTCAAGCTCAAATTCAACCCGGTAAAAAGCCTGGTCCATGGCAAGAAGGTGGGGGTGGTGGACGATTCCATCGTCCGGGGCACTACCTCCAAGAAGCTGATGGGGTTCATCCGGGAGGCCGGGGCGGAGGAGATACACTTCCGGATAGCCTCGCCGCCCATAAAGCACCCCTGTTTCTACGGGGTGGATACCCCCCGGATACACGAATTGATCGCCTCGTCCCAGTCGGTGGAGCAGATCAGGCAGTTCGTGGGGGCGGATACTCTCAGTTATCTGTCCTTGGAGGGCCTGAAATCGTGCCTTAAAGAGCCGGAGAACTACTGCTATGCCTGCTTAGACGGCCATTACCCCATAGACCCCCCGGCCGGCAAATAG